TAGTGTGAGGATGGAAGAACAGAGGGCGGGGCATTAGCAAAAATCAAAGGCCTTAAAATTGACGAACATGTCCGTTGCGGACTCGTCCCTCCAACTTCTCTTCCTATCCCCACCCACTTCATATATCTAACAATGcttttgtgtgtctgtctatgcctTGTGTGTGTAAGTATGTGTTTCTGCGCTCACTGTGCCAATGTGCGTGTAGCTCTAATACTGGTTTTTCCCCTCACTACCCCAACCCACCTTCTCTTCTCATCGTCACGAACACTGGTTTGGTTACACACACCAATCTGTTCTTCACTCTTTCCTATTCTGTTTGGTCATATTTGTCTTCCCTCCACATTTCTCCCATTTCTTCCACTCCTTTTTGTCTATGTATATTCTACCCCCCATTTTCATCTTCCTCCTGCTACTCATCTATCCTCTACCCCGTCAactcctttcctcccccctcaTCTCTCTTGTTCCCTCATCccttcctcattctctctcttcccatcctttctctcccatccctgtctcatgcctcttttctctcctttcaTTCCTCttcctatctctccttctctcacacaGTGCTCTGtgcctcgctctctctggctGGGCTGCTCCTCGGTGGCAGAGAGTTTGTGTGCACTCAGGTGCCTGCAGAGCATCCCCTCCACCCGGGCACACAACCAGgttctgctactctctcctcttaaTTCTGACCTACCTACTGCCCCCCAGCCCCTTACCACACCATGAACTGTGTCCTGCACCCTCCCCAGGCCCCCTTGCCTTCCCGCCTCTTCCTCCCCAAAACATGCTTCTCTCCAGCCCAGCTTACAGGATATCTGGCTCAAGTTCATATTTAGCCTTCTGGAAAAGGGTTGATCAATACAGACAAGCACGCCAGAAAGATGTCTCCCTCTTTCCTTGGTAAAAAGTTGTTTTGGTCAAAGCTGAAGTGACACGAAGACCAAATTTCGATCAAAGATAGCATAAGAGGCTAACCCGTGAATCACAGGAACAGGATTGTACCGAGCCTGGCCAAACCTAGCTAGGTCTTGTCAAAGTGAAAGTAAAGCTTCAGATAGCTAGACTAAGTCTTTCCCTCCCTACTCTAAAGatttgcatttttatttttaagtTCAGACAAAAGTTCCCCAAGTTCACTTGACAAGAGTTGTCTAGTTAATCTGAATTAGATGAGCAGAGTTGGGTCCACTGCTGGCTGGGGTGAAAGGAAGGAGAGGCTACCAGAGCATGTTGCCTGGGGTGCAGTGCTAGgttgcctggaggtgtgttgggcagGGGATGGTCTAGGAACCCCCCCCCGCCCTGCCTGtgttaggggggggggggaagtgaGGGGCGCCATGGTATGCTCGCTGTCTCTAGCAGCCTGTCCCTAGgcttgctctgtctgtctctgtcttgttaGTTTGTCTGCTCTGTATGGCACTGCTGCATGAACACCAGTGTCCGCATCAGCCTTGACCCCTGACCTTGTCTGTGTACTTGTCTGACCTGTTACTAttggtctgtcagtctctccacTGAAGAGCGACAAATGATCCAGTGCAATGTCAGTTTCATTTTTGCAGATCAGATAGTGGAGATGTGCTACTGTAGGCTGACTGAGGAAATCCCTTGTGTTTCTCTTCTACATACATCCATACACATCTGGACAGGGTTCTCAATAATCTGTGACAGTATCAGGTGAAGTGTGTGTGGCTGACacagacataacacacacagcccGTGATTGTTCTAACGTTTTAAATGGGAGAGGGAGTCCGTCTGGTTCAACCTTTTAACAGTACTCCTCCCAGcattctccctctgtctgtgtctgcatcccaaatgacaccctgttccctatatggtGCTGTGCTTTTGACCCAAAGTAGTACATAGtttgagaatagggtgccatttgagatgcaaacTGTCTGTTGGAGGGCTGGGTACTATCAGATTATGGTTTCATTACTGCAGGGTTTGTCGAGCAGCCATACCCACATACTCCTGTTTAATTTCCTGTCCAGACTGCACATCacagggagaggagatagagatcagctttcttacattattagctagccgtgtgtgtgtgtgcgcgccattGTACTCTGCATTCTGCTACCATTTTGCACATTTGTGTTCATTTACCTATTCTTAACAGACACCAAATGAGCTCTAACCATTCATTCCCCGTGTTCTTGTCTCTTCATACAGAACACATCAGTCATGGAGTCTCAGAACCACATAGACGACCTCTCGCCAAAGAAGACCACAGTTCTCACcaaggtgtgtgtaggtggattATGAGGGTGTGGAATCTGTGTAATATATCTGAGGGATATTACATCCTAAATGTGTAATTGTCCTTGAAAAAGCACTTAAAATGTATGGCAATGGGCAATTCAATTTCAGTGGGGATGGAACCCGTAGTGCCGTGTGAGCGTGCAtaactctgtcctctctctcagctTAGTAACGGTCCTGTGATGACGGGCTCTCGTAAGCGCCCGTCGGAGGGGAACAACGACAAGGAGAAGGAGCACTGCATCGCCCTCTTTGACCAGTGGTCCGAGACTGACCAAGTGGAGTTTGTAGAACACCTCATCTCCCGAATGTGCCACTACCAACACGGCCACATCAACTCCTACCTCAAACCCATGCTCCAACGAGACTTCATCACAGCactgccaggtaacacacacctaggGTTGTTGAGGTGAACGTAACACCGCCACGCCGGGGGTcacaagtcatgaaggcagtcaaattccacgtgactgttTACTCACGGTAATTTGGCTTCTCCAAGTTCTGATGCTGCTCATGGTCATtgggtagcctaccaaacttgctaactgcctggtactcagcactctgttgtccctctaatcactctgacatcaatgcaaatgttattgaaaatcgaatcaaacacttcatgagacctcatgttgtgcaacatttcaaTAGGAAATGCAATTGCGtgtgaaaacagagtgatggcctctactaaaaagcgGCGgttcagctttctataggcagacctaatatatttatttctcaactttactaatattaagcacattgcttatatttacaaccggagtatagcctacctggctggcatgaaaataaaccatggggaaaagtgtcctccgttagctatttaagtgcatagatgaaatgtatttattttccgcTGCCCCCTGTTTCGGTACaggtaatggtccattctaagtgaaaacaaatttcacacatacagtaccagtcatcattttggacacctactcatgcaagggtttttctttatatttactattttctacattgtagaatagttaacaaatctaaatatattttagattctttgaagtagccaccctttgccttgatgacagctttgcacactcttggcattctctcaaccagcttcacctggaatgcttttccaatagtcttgaaggagttcccacatacagttgaagtcggaagtttacatttaggttggagtcattaaaactcgtttttcaaccactccacaaatttcttgttaacaaactatagttttggcaagtcagttagaacatctactttgtgcatgacacaagtaacttttccaacaattgtttacagacagattatttcacttataaatcactgtatcacaattccagtgggtcagaagttaacatacactaagttgactgtgcctttaaacagctgtggaaattccagaaaattgtcatggcattagaagcttctgataggctaattgacatcatttgagtcaattggaggtgtacctgtggatgtatttcaaggcctaccttcaaactcagtgcctctgtgcttgacatcatgggaaaatcaaaagaaatcaaccgagacctcagaaagaaattgtagacctccacaagtctggttcatccttgggagcaatttccaaatgcctgaaggtaccatgttcatctgtacaaacaatagtacacaagtataaacaccatgggcccacgcagccgtcataccgctcaggaaggagatgcattctgtctcctagagatgaacgtactttggtgcgaaaagtaaaaatcaatcccagaacaacagcaaaggaccttgtgaagatgctggaggaaaccgttacaaaagtatctatatacacacaaaaaacgagtcctatatcaagataacctgaaagaccgctccgcaaggaagaagccactgctccaaaaccgccataaaaaagccagactacgctttgcaactgcacatggggacaaagattgggcagaactgaaaaagtgtgtgcgagcatggaggcctacaaacctgagtcagttacaccagctctgtcaggaggaatgggacaaaattcacccaacttgttgtgggaagcttgtggaaggctacccagaacatttgacccaagttaaacactttaaaggcaatgctaccaaatactaattgagtgtatgtaaacttctgaaccactgggaatgtgacgaaagaaataaaagctgaaatgtaatcattctctctactattattctgacatttcatattcttaaaataaagtggtgatcctaactgacctagacagggaatttttacttggattaaatgttaggaattgtgaaaaactgagtttaaatgtatttggctaaggtgtatgttaacttccgacttcaactgtatgctaagcacttgttggctgcttttccttcactctgcagtccaaaccatctcaattgggttgaggtcaggtgattgtggaggccaggtcatctgatgcagcactccgtcactctccttcttggtcaaatagcccttacacagcctggatgtgtgttttgggtcattgtccagttgagaaacaaatgattgtcccactatgcacaaaccagatgggatggtgtatcgctgcagaatgctgtggttgccatgctggttaagtgtgccttgaattctaaagaaatcacagacagtgtcaccagtaaagcaccccaacaccataacacctcctacTCCAAGCTTTACGGTGGgtaccacacatgtggagatcatccattcacctacatgcggttggaaccaaaaatctcaaatttggactcatcagaacaaacGACAGATTTCCtttagtctaatgtccattgttcgtgtttcttggcccaagcaagtctcttcttcttattggtgtcctttagtagtggtttctttgcagcaatttgaccatgaaggcctgattcacactgtctcctctgaacagttgatgttgagatgtctgttacttgaactctgtgaagcatttatttgggctgcaatatctgaggctggtaacgctaattaacttatcctctgcagcagaggtaactctgggtcttcctttcctgtggcggtcctcatgagagccagtttcatcatagtgcttgatggtttttgcgactgcacttgaagaagctttcaaagttcttgaaattttccacattaACTGatgttcatgtcttaaagtaatggactgttgtttctctttgcttatttgagctgttcttgccatatagccatggtcttttaccaaatagggctatcttctgtatacaacccctaccttgtcacaatgcaactgattggcttaaacacattaagaaggaaagaaattacacaaattaacttttaacatggcacacctgttcatttaaatgcattccaggtgactacctcgtgaagctggttgagagaaggccaagtctccaaagctgtcaaggcaaagggtggctacttttaagaatctaacATATAAATTAATTTAAATTTGTTCAACacatttttttggttgctacatgattgcatacgtgttatttcatagtttttatgtcttcactatcactctacaatgtagaaaatagttcaaataAAGAATCCATGGTATGAGtatttgtgtccaaacttttgactggtaatgtatattaTTTAATCTAATCTATGTAAAGGCAAGATTAAATCAATAATAGTTTCATCTTGCCTTTACATAGATTAAATAATATGTTACCAGCAGTGcggcaaatgcaattatgcatgtaatcctttttataaaggtgcatttttatagtgaaaattatcttccccaaacttgaaactcacgcgctgtttatgtatgccagttaggctcttaACCCCTTgcaaagcggattaatgtgcttaattttaagaagttatttggccattttagttgtgatacaaactttatagaaacatataggcctatgggctagggggctacatgaggtgtgtgactgATTTGGGAAAAGTCgcaaaaaatgtaaatgaatacAAGTGATAGTCTGATGGGTAACAATATATCcttttttattcagctttgttcaattgtactCGTCATaacataaaataatgccacggaattctaagcaaatcttgtctgctaaatgaactagtgtagcccacagccatttggcatagtcacatcaggacctaacataaggacaactcagagtctGCTATTATTTTCTTCTGTAATAGACTATATTTTCTTCacatcatgcttctttagacctgtctaaaataaataatggatttattgtgaaggtgtaggctataataCATGGATTTGTTAGACTTTTTGAAATGTAGGTGtttcaaaggtctgcatcagtggcttgtagtatgtgtggaagccaggagatgctaaatgtgcatgttaattaacggtcaattaccgtgagaccaacagttatttgcttgacaatcaccggctgacaatttCGTGACTGCCACAACCATACACACCCTTTAACCTTTTTTCCGGACACACGTTCAACTTCTTCTGGATGCTTCCACTAGAGTCCAGCACAGGAATGCATTTTGAGCCTGAGCCCTACCAATGCCCGTGACGTTCAGGCCCGATTCCTTCTGCCTAATTTAAGGCCCAGCCCGGTCCCAACCCAAAATTAGAAATAACTACCCTCCATTAgcttctggtctctgtctgttctccccctcccttcactgCTGCATGCACTCTGCTGCTAACCAGCCTGTCtgagtatccatagcaacggcTCCGCCTTGGGCTGCTCAATGACGAGACGTGAGAGCGCAGTTAGCGGCTAGCTGTTAGCAGTTAGCCGTTAGCTAACTACTTTTCGTCACTTTAATCTCCGCAACGTTATTATTTCCTGTGACAAAATCTCTCCTGACGACACGGACAATATTCTGGTCTGTTTGACGAGGTTAAAGCACTTCTGCCACCATGGTAGGCAGGTATGACTGTAGGCTACTGCACAGCAGATGGCGAGCGACTGGCGGAAAAAAACGGAGCTACCCGGGCCCCTAACCTGATGTCTAGTGTCAGGTAGCAGAGCTCCATCTTCCACACACTTTTTCACTCCTTCACACACCCAACAAACACTTAcaccccatctctctcgctctctctctagcccaGGGTCTGGACCACATAGCAGAGAACATCCTGTCGTTCCTGGACGCGCAGTCTCTGTGCTCGGCGGAGCTGGTGTGTAAGGAGTGGCAGAGGGTGATCTCGGAGGGCATGCTCTGGAAGAAACTCATAGAACGCATGGTCCGCACAGACCCCCTCTGGAAAGGCCTGTCGGAGAGGCACCAGTGGTGAGCATGAACACGAACGCTCGTCGAGCTACTGGAGACGGAGACGCACGGATAGGGAAGTTCTGAAGATTGATTTCTCATTGGCTTATTGTTCTGTCCGTCATCTCAGGGAGAAGTATCTGTTCAAGAACCGAACGACAGAGGTCCCGCCCAACTCCTACTACCACTCCCTGTACCCCAAGATCATCCAGGACATAGAGGTTAGACTGTTGCTCTGTCCACAAAAAACAACCTCGCCCTTCAGGCGGTGGCTACGTCTCAAATTTCACCCTgtttcctatttagtgcactacttttgaccagggctctggtgaccttatgtagggaatagggtgccatttgggggtgAGCGTGATTTTAAAAACGATCAGTAAGGTTGATTAATACTTTTGATGAAGGGATCTATTTTAGTCTCACCCAGCGTTGCTATTTTTCCCCATCCGATGTGTTTTTCCTCCCTCATATATATCCACTCTTTCCTCTGTTTTCTTCTATCCCCCTATTGTCTTTGCGTGTTTCCTcttgacatctctctctccttcccactaCCTGTCAACCCCCTCTTTGCTCTCCTCACCTCTACCCCCCccatctcctgtgtgtgtgtgtagactatcGAGGCTAACTGGCGGTGTGGCAGACACAACCTGCAGAGGATCCAGTGTCGGTCAGAGAACAGTAAAGGAGTCTACTGCCTCCAGTACGACGACGATAAGATCATCAGCGGCCTGAGAGACAACTCCATAAAGGTGCGTGAGTCTACTTGTCTTTTTGGACGGGTCAAGATGGATTAATCATCATGTTATTGCAGACTATGCCTTTGTGAAACAACAGCTTGTCTGTATCTCAAAGGAAAGACATGAATTAAGGGATGAAAGGAGTCATTTGCCCACCCTCTGTGTGTTCCACTCATCTGTCTGGCCTGGAgaatgagggggaggagggaggaaagggctGGCCTTTCCATCTCCAGTGCTCTAGTACACCGGGTTCTCTCCACACTGCATGGGAATGGGGCATGAACAATACTCTGAGACCAGCTTACCCTGACCCACATCTGCTGCTGctcactttctctcccttcctcaggCTCACTCCTCattttctactctctctctctcctgccttctcctcctccctccatctgtgTAGATCTGGGACAAGCAGTCTCTGGAGTGTCTGAAGATCCTGACAGGTCATACAGGGTCAGTGTTGTGTCTGCAGTATGATGAGAGGGTTATAGTCACTGGTTCCTCCGACTCCACTGTCAGGTATGACAgtcattttatatatatacacacacacacacacacacacacacacagagagaggggctttGTCCAAATGCAACCCTATTTCCCATGCAGTGCACTAGTTTTCACCAGGacccatggggctctggtcaaaaagtagtATACTaccatatatggaatagggtgccgtttggcgGGATAACCTTACACTGCCATCTATGTCGCTATATTACCGACTACTTTAGCCACCCGGTATGTCTTAGCCACCCGGTATGTCTTAGCCACCCGGTATGTCACAGTGTAAAGCCCATAGCCACCTTCAGtgtctttggaaagtattcagaccccttaactttttccacattttgttacattacagccttattctaaaattgctgaaacagtttttttcacctcatcaatctacacacaataccccataatgacaaagcaaaaacaggtttttagaatatgtaagtattcagaccctttactcattactttgttgaagcagctttggcatcgattacagcaacgagttttcttgggtatgacgctaccagcttagcacacctgtatttggggagtttctcccattcttctctgcagatcctctcaagctctgtcaggttggatgtggagcgtcgctgcacagctattttcaggtctccagagatgttcgatcgggttcaagtccgggctctggctgggtcactcatagacattcagagacttgtagaagccactcctgctttgtcttggctgtgtgcttagggtcgttgtc
The sequence above is drawn from the Salmo salar chromosome ssa05, Ssal_v3.1, whole genome shotgun sequence genome and encodes:
- the LOC106604789 gene encoding F-box and WD repeat domain-containing 11-A isoform X1, with product MEPEIEDKTLELMCSVPRSLWLGCSSVAESLCALRCLQSIPSTRAHNQNTSVMESQNHIDDLSPKKTTVLTKLSNGPVMTGSRKRPSEGNNDKEKEHCIALFDQWSETDQVEFVEHLISRMCHYQHGHINSYLKPMLQRDFITALPAQGLDHIAENILSFLDAQSLCSAELVCKEWQRVISEGMLWKKLIERMVRTDPLWKGLSERHQWEKYLFKNRTTEVPPNSYYHSLYPKIIQDIETIEANWRCGRHNLQRIQCRSENSKGVYCLQYDDDKIISGLRDNSIKIWDKQSLECLKILTGHTGSVLCLQYDERVIVTGSSDSTVRVWDVTSGEVLNTLIHHNEAVLHLRFCNGLMVTCSKDRSIAVWDMASPTDISLRRVLVGHRAAVNVVDFDDKYIVSASGDRTIKVWSTSTCEFVRTLNGHKRGIACLQYRDRLVVSGSSDNTIRLWDIECGACLRVLEGHEELVRCIRFDNKRIVSGAYDGKIKVWDLQAALDPRAPASTLCLRTLVEHSGRVFRLQFDEFQIISSSHDDTILIWDFLNVSTNGQSEGRSPSRTYTYISR
- the LOC106604789 gene encoding F-box and WD repeat domain-containing 11-B isoform X2, which codes for MEPEIEDKTLELMNTSVMESQNHIDDLSPKKTTVLTKLSNGPVMTGSRKRPSEGNNDKEKEHCIALFDQWSETDQVEFVEHLISRMCHYQHGHINSYLKPMLQRDFITALPAQGLDHIAENILSFLDAQSLCSAELVCKEWQRVISEGMLWKKLIERMVRTDPLWKGLSERHQWEKYLFKNRTTEVPPNSYYHSLYPKIIQDIETIEANWRCGRHNLQRIQCRSENSKGVYCLQYDDDKIISGLRDNSIKIWDKQSLECLKILTGHTGSVLCLQYDERVIVTGSSDSTVRVWDVTSGEVLNTLIHHNEAVLHLRFCNGLMVTCSKDRSIAVWDMASPTDISLRRVLVGHRAAVNVVDFDDKYIVSASGDRTIKVWSTSTCEFVRTLNGHKRGIACLQYRDRLVVSGSSDNTIRLWDIECGACLRVLEGHEELVRCIRFDNKRIVSGAYDGKIKVWDLQAALDPRAPASTLCLRTLVEHSGRVFRLQFDEFQIISSSHDDTILIWDFLNVSTNGQSEGRSPSRTYTYISR